A genomic region of Friedmanniella luteola contains the following coding sequences:
- the iolB gene encoding 5-deoxy-glucuronate isomerase has product MSTPQVLAKGWEQIKPVDAGWTYVSFAVKVLAPGETLELLANDQERALVPLSGVAEATAAGASWTFGGRQSVFDGLGHCLYLPRDTAVTVTATTALELAVAEAPATEKHEPVLVTPDDIGIELRGGGNASRQVGSLMLPDFPADRLHVVEVWTPGGNWSSYPPHKHEHDVEGESELEETYYYRLRDPENGWAVQRVYSPERDFELIQTVRDGELLLIPWGYHTTVAAHGHDLYYLNVLAGPAPERTLQAFQDPCLRGTQDAWEAEGIDSRLPFIPRHPST; this is encoded by the coding sequence ATGAGCACCCCGCAGGTCCTGGCCAAGGGCTGGGAGCAGATCAAGCCCGTAGACGCAGGGTGGACCTATGTCTCGTTCGCGGTAAAGGTTCTGGCTCCGGGCGAGACGCTGGAGCTGCTGGCCAACGACCAGGAGCGTGCCCTCGTCCCGCTCTCCGGCGTTGCCGAGGCGACCGCGGCCGGCGCGTCCTGGACCTTCGGCGGACGGCAGAGCGTGTTCGACGGCCTCGGCCACTGCCTTTACCTGCCCCGCGACACAGCGGTGACGGTGACCGCGACGACCGCGCTCGAGCTGGCCGTCGCCGAGGCGCCGGCGACGGAGAAGCACGAGCCCGTCCTGGTCACGCCCGACGACATCGGCATCGAGCTCCGCGGCGGGGGCAACGCCTCCCGCCAGGTGGGCAGCCTGATGCTGCCCGACTTCCCCGCCGACCGGCTGCACGTCGTCGAGGTCTGGACCCCTGGGGGCAACTGGTCGAGCTACCCGCCGCACAAGCACGAGCACGACGTCGAGGGCGAGTCCGAGCTCGAGGAGACCTACTACTACCGGTTGCGCGACCCCGAGAACGGCTGGGCGGTTCAGCGCGTCTACAGCCCGGAGCGTGACTTCGAGCTGATCCAGACGGTGCGTGACGGCGAGCTCTTGCTCATCCCTTGGGGCTACCACACGACCGTCGCTGCGCACGGCCACGACCTGTACTACCTGAACGTCTTGGCGGGACCGGCCCCCGAGCGGACGCTGCAAGCCTTCCAGGACCCCTGCCTCCGAGGAACGCAGGACGCCTGGGAGGCGGAGGGCATCGACAGCCGGCTGCCGTTCATCCCGCGCCACCCCAGCACCTGA